Within the Plesiomonas shigelloides genome, the region ACTACTCGGATGTCAAAATTTATGCTCGACAAATGCCAGTGAATACGGAATCTTAACCGGTATTCTACAACTTCACTGAATGATATCCTTTTTCCTATGAATGCTGTTGTTATTGCCGTCAGTATTATGCTCTTGCTGAGCCTGATGCGGGTAAACGTCGTGATCGCGCTGACATTTTCAGCCATTATCGGCGGCCTGCTAAGTGGCATGAGTCTGACACAAACAGTTGAAACGTTTACCGGTGGTCTGGGTGGCGGTGCTGAAATTGCCCTGAGCTACGCCATGCTGGGTACGTTTGCTGTCGCGATTTCCCGCTCCGGTATTACCGATGTTTTGGCACAATATGTCATCAAACGTCTTGGCCGTGAAGCCAGCGCCAATAAGGTGTTCTGGTTCAAGTATATGCTGCTGCTGGCCATTACCCTGATTGCGATTTCTTCGCAAAACGCCATCCCTATCCACATTGCGTTTATTCCTATTCTGATCCCGCCGTTGCTGCATGTGATGGCACAGTTGAAGTTAGATCGCCGCGCTGTGGCTTGTGCCATTACCTTTGGTTTGACCGCGCCGTACATGATCTTGCCGGTGGGTTTTGGCGGTATTTTCCTCAACAACATTTTGCTGCAAAACCTGAATAACAATGGCCTGAGTGTTACTGCAGCTCAAGTTCCTAGCGCGATGGCGCTGCCGGTTGCCGGTATGGTGGTAGGTTTGTTCACCGCGCTGTTCATCAGCTACCGCAAGCCTCGTCATTATGATGTTGAGAAAATTCTGGCTGCCGAGCCTGAGAAAAAAG harbors:
- a CDS encoding Na+/H+ antiporter family protein — encoded protein: MNAVVIAVSIMLLLSLMRVNVVIALTFSAIIGGLLSGMSLTQTVETFTGGLGGGAEIALSYAMLGTFAVAISRSGITDVLAQYVIKRLGREASANKVFWFKYMLLLAITLIAISSQNAIPIHIAFIPILIPPLLHVMAQLKLDRRAVACAITFGLTAPYMILPVGFGGIFLNNILLQNLNNNGLSVTAAQVPSAMALPVAGMVVGLFTALFISYRKPRHYDVEKILAAEPEKKEIQTRHLWVAGVAILGALSVQLYTNSIILGALMGFIVFIIGGVINWRDTQDVFSRGVQMMAMIGFIMITASGFAAVMKATGSVETLVHSITDVIGHNRALGAFLMLVVGLLITMGIGSSFSTVPIIATIYVPLCISFGFSPMATIALVGVAGALGDAGSPASDSTLGPTSGLNMDDQHDHIWDTVVPTFIHYNIPLLIFGWIAAMIL